The following proteins come from a genomic window of Hymenobacter canadensis:
- a CDS encoding response regulator transcription factor translates to MATVLLVEDEAALALIIKDSLEMRGFTVQHAADGAQGLRLFRQQTPDIVVADVMMPQLDGFALGRQIRQENATIPLIFLTALSQPTDVVRGFELGANDYLRKPFSMDELIVRMQALLNRTAVSTATAASEPLHIGRYVFAYTQQRLRLTDTEIELTNREAELLKRLYDHRNQVLARSTVLLELWGQDHFFNGRSLDVFVTRLRRYLRDDPQVQILNVRGIGYKLIC, encoded by the coding sequence ATGGCAACTGTTCTGCTAGTGGAAGATGAAGCCGCCCTGGCTCTCATCATCAAGGATAGCCTGGAAATGCGCGGCTTTACGGTGCAGCACGCCGCCGATGGGGCGCAGGGGTTGCGCCTGTTCCGGCAGCAGACGCCCGATATTGTGGTGGCCGACGTTATGATGCCGCAGCTCGATGGGTTTGCGCTGGGCCGGCAGATCCGTCAGGAAAACGCCACCATCCCCCTCATCTTCCTCACGGCCCTCTCCCAGCCCACCGACGTGGTGCGCGGCTTCGAGCTGGGCGCCAACGACTACCTCCGCAAGCCTTTCAGCATGGACGAGCTAATCGTACGCATGCAGGCCCTGCTCAACCGCACCGCCGTGTCCACCGCTACGGCGGCGTCCGAGCCGCTACACATTGGGCGCTACGTTTTCGCCTACACTCAGCAGCGCCTACGCCTCACCGATACCGAAATCGAGCTGACTAACCGCGAAGCCGAGCTGCTCAAGCGCCTCTACGACCACCGCAACCAGGTTCTGGCGCGCTCCACCGTGCTATTAGAGCTCTGGGGGCAGGACCACTTCTTCAACGGCCGCAGCCTCGACGTATTCGTAACCCGCCTGCGCCGCTACCTCCGCGACGACCCGCAAGTGCAGATCCTGAACGTGCGCGGCATCGGCTACAAACTGATTTGCTGA
- a CDS encoding SDR family oxidoreductase codes for MKQHAQTLPYPAKQADMKLQPAMDFSTYRAAGKLQDKVALITGSDSGIGRAVAVAFAMEGAHVAVLFNENVVDAEETKRLVEAQGRRCILLQSDVRDPEQCKQAVRRTLAELGGLNILVNNAAFQMAQEKFEDIPEEQIRRTFDTNILGYIWMAQAAVPHLKKDDCIINTGSIVGLTGIPILIDYACTKSAIHALTKSLATHLGERGIRVNCVVPGPVWTPNIPGTMPRAEIEKFGYEVALARPGQPEELAPAYVLLASQDGSFMTGSLVHVTGGKMSSDQ; via the coding sequence ATGAAGCAGCATGCCCAGACGCTGCCCTACCCCGCCAAGCAGGCCGATATGAAGCTGCAGCCCGCCATGGACTTCAGCACCTACCGCGCCGCCGGCAAGCTCCAGGATAAAGTGGCCCTCATCACCGGCTCCGACTCCGGCATCGGGCGGGCCGTGGCCGTGGCCTTTGCCATGGAAGGCGCCCACGTGGCCGTGCTTTTCAACGAAAACGTGGTGGACGCCGAGGAAACCAAGCGCCTCGTGGAGGCCCAGGGCCGCCGCTGCATTCTGCTCCAGAGCGACGTGCGCGACCCGGAGCAGTGCAAGCAGGCCGTGCGCCGCACGCTGGCCGAGCTGGGTGGCCTCAATATTCTGGTGAATAACGCCGCCTTCCAGATGGCGCAGGAGAAGTTCGAGGACATCCCGGAAGAGCAGATCCGCCGCACTTTCGATACCAACATTCTGGGCTACATCTGGATGGCGCAGGCCGCCGTGCCGCACCTCAAAAAGGACGACTGCATCATCAACACCGGCAGCATCGTGGGCCTGACGGGCATCCCGATTCTGATTGATTACGCCTGCACCAAGTCGGCCATTCACGCCCTCACCAAAAGTCTGGCCACCCACCTGGGCGAGCGGGGCATCCGGGTGAACTGCGTAGTGCCCGGCCCCGTCTGGACGCCCAACATCCCCGGCACCATGCCCCGCGCCGAAATCGAGAAGTTCGGCTACGAAGTGGCTTTGGCCCGTCCCGGCCAACCCGAGGAGCTGGCCCCGGCCTACGTGCTGCTAGCCTCCCAGGACGGCTCGTTCATGACCGGCTCGCTGGTACACGTCACGGGCGGCAAAATGAGCAGCGACCAGTAA
- a CDS encoding hydroxysqualene dehydroxylase, with protein MPKKVVILGGGVAGMSAAHELIERGFAVEIYERQPHYVGGKARSVDVPDSATPGHQPLPGEHGFRFFPGFYRHITDTMKRIPYGQNRQGVFDNLVPTQRVMMARTGKPPVAAPVNFPKTRADWQALLDGLLHADTGLTDADKKLFADRVWQLLTSSYERRQQSYERVAWWQYMSTDQQCGTRQPCPYELYCVGGLTHSLVAAQPQLMSTKTGGDILLQLLLLMANPGAHTDRVLNGPTNDVWLNPWLQYLKSKGVVYHHNQLTTALHCDPATRLISGATLLDLETHQTRTVQADYYLAAVPLERMAKLISPDMVKLDPTLGFVEHLSNPHLHTLNWMNGVQFYLREDVQLTKGHVICIDSPWAITVISQPQFWPGFPMSGYGDGQAKGLLSVDVSNWFAEGVLDWPLEDGTTGRKQACDCTLDEIVKEVWAQLEQSLNTPGLPPLLGPDLLLRAYVDADIRPERLSAPAQALDVPTRSGHNDEPLLVNTANSWSLRPEASTGIANLFLAADYVRTNTDLATMEGANEAARRAVNGIIAASGAKVPTCRIWELHEPGVLAVLRWLDRRRFAQGLPWTNEVPWLGRALHRLNYLFHQFRRFK; from the coding sequence ATGCCGAAAAAGGTTGTCATTCTGGGAGGAGGCGTTGCGGGCATGAGTGCCGCGCACGAGCTGATTGAGCGCGGCTTTGCCGTGGAGATTTACGAGAGGCAGCCGCACTACGTGGGCGGCAAGGCCCGCAGCGTGGACGTGCCCGACAGCGCCACGCCCGGCCACCAACCGCTGCCCGGCGAGCATGGCTTCCGGTTCTTCCCCGGCTTCTACCGCCACATCACCGACACCATGAAGCGCATTCCCTACGGCCAGAACCGGCAAGGCGTGTTCGACAACCTGGTGCCCACCCAGCGCGTGATGATGGCCCGCACCGGCAAGCCGCCCGTGGCGGCCCCCGTCAACTTCCCCAAAACCCGCGCCGACTGGCAGGCCCTGCTCGACGGCCTGCTGCACGCCGATACCGGCCTGACCGATGCGGACAAAAAGCTGTTTGCCGACCGGGTGTGGCAGCTGCTGACCAGCAGCTACGAGCGGCGCCAGCAGAGCTACGAGCGGGTGGCGTGGTGGCAGTACATGAGCACCGACCAGCAGTGCGGCACCCGCCAGCCCTGCCCCTACGAGCTGTACTGCGTGGGCGGCCTCACCCACTCGCTGGTAGCGGCCCAGCCCCAGCTTATGAGCACCAAAACCGGCGGCGACATTCTGCTGCAGCTGCTGCTGCTGATGGCCAACCCCGGCGCCCACACCGACCGGGTGCTGAACGGCCCCACCAACGACGTGTGGCTGAACCCGTGGCTGCAGTACCTGAAAAGCAAGGGCGTGGTGTATCATCACAACCAGCTCACCACGGCCCTGCACTGCGACCCCGCCACGCGCCTGATCAGCGGGGCGACGTTGCTGGACCTGGAGACGCACCAGACCCGCACCGTGCAGGCCGACTACTACCTGGCGGCCGTGCCGCTGGAGCGCATGGCCAAGCTCATCAGCCCCGATATGGTGAAGCTGGACCCCACGCTGGGCTTTGTGGAGCACCTGAGCAACCCGCACCTGCACACGCTGAACTGGATGAACGGCGTGCAGTTCTACCTGCGCGAAGACGTGCAGCTCACCAAAGGGCACGTCATCTGCATCGATTCGCCGTGGGCCATTACCGTCATTTCGCAGCCGCAGTTCTGGCCCGGCTTCCCGATGAGCGGCTACGGCGACGGGCAGGCCAAAGGGCTGCTGTCGGTGGACGTATCGAACTGGTTTGCTGAGGGCGTGCTCGACTGGCCCCTCGAAGACGGCACCACCGGCCGCAAGCAGGCCTGCGACTGTACCTTGGATGAAATAGTGAAGGAAGTGTGGGCCCAGCTGGAGCAGAGCCTGAACACGCCCGGCCTGCCGCCCCTGCTCGGCCCCGACCTGCTCCTGCGCGCTTACGTGGATGCCGACATCCGGCCGGAGCGGCTGAGCGCGCCGGCGCAGGCCCTGGACGTGCCCACCCGCTCGGGCCACAACGACGAGCCGCTGCTGGTGAACACCGCCAACTCGTGGAGCCTTCGACCGGAAGCCAGCACCGGCATTGCCAACCTGTTTCTGGCTGCCGACTACGTGCGCACCAACACCGACTTGGCCACCATGGAAGGTGCCAACGAGGCCGCCCGACGGGCCGTGAACGGCATTATTGCCGCCAGCGGCGCCAAGGTGCCCACCTGCCGCATCTGGGAGTTGCACGAGCCCGGCGTGCTGGCCGTGCTCCGCTGGCTGGACCGCCGCCGCTTCGCCCAGGGCCTGCCCTGGACCAACGAAGTGCCCTGGCTGGGCCGGGCGCTGCACCGCCTCAACTACCTGTTCCACCAGTTTCGCCGCTTCAAATGA